From one Cucurbita pepo subsp. pepo cultivar mu-cu-16 chromosome LG17, ASM280686v2, whole genome shotgun sequence genomic stretch:
- the LOC111779113 gene encoding E3 ubiquitin-protein ligase Topors, translating to MEHSTREPARKLNGENFVVKVISPAICGETCPICLRELEDRTAAVLTTCIHAYCIGCIRKWSNLKRTCPLCNAQFDSWFCTIKLSSRSFRKERLPNLNCADNLKIGIGSSRTDARRILQSTRNELSRDRRSERPLTWRRSFGRRGPESVPTDVIAWRKLQWRESIYDRRIQAVPSSVRSCLVMNLTVSHGVKEAILERIKPWIQRELEAILGDPDPTIIVHLVTSLFVARLEAPSSQLNAENDFLSPLRPFLYEKTDLFWHELRCFAGSSLRMEEYDSVVEYRTMDSL from the exons ATGGAGCATTCGACCCGAGAACCGGCGCGAAAGCTTAACGGCGAAAACTTCGTAGTGAAGGTAATTTCGCCGGCAATCTGCGGAGAAACCTGCCCAATTTGTCTCCGAGAATTGGAGGATCGTACCGCCGCCGTGCTTACAACGTGTATCCACGCCTATTGCATAGGGTGTATTCGAAAATGGAGCAATTTGAAGCGAACCTGCCCTCTCTGTAACGCTCAATTCGATTCATGGTTCTGCACAATCAAGCTCTCATCGCGAAGCTTCCGGAAAGAAAGATTGCCAAACTTGAATTGTGCCGACAATCTCAAGATTGGAATCGGATCATCCCGTACCGACGCTCGCAg GATTCTTCAGAGCACAAGGAATGAATTGAGCAGAGATAGACGGTCGGAAAGACCACTGACATGGCGGCGTTCATTTGGCCGGCGAGGGCCGGAATCTGTACCTACTGATGTTATTGCCTGGCGAAAACTTCAATGGCGAGAAAG CATATACGACCGACGTATACAAGCTGTCCCATCTTCGGTCAGATCATGTTTAGTAATG AACTTAACAGTAAGTCATGGAGTCAAAGAAGCAATACTAGAAAGGATTAAACCATGGATACAAAGAGAGTTGGAGGCCATCCTTGGGGACCCAGATCCAACTATAATTGTTCATCTGGTTACCTCACTATTTGTGGCAAGACTTGAAGCTCCTTCCTCACAGCTTAATGCTGAAAATGACTTCCTTTCGCCTTTGCGGCCGTTCCTCTATGAAAAAACTGATTTGTTTTGGCATGAATTAAG ATGTTTTGCAGGAAGTTCATTACGCATGGAAGAGTATGATTCTGTGGTTGAATATAGAACCATGGATTCGTTGTAG
- the LOC111779111 gene encoding transcription termination factor MTERF6, chloroplastic/mitochondrial-like isoform X2: MSKFLCKTLLQVRHLTTISPYSKLRCVQSLHFNYSTVASDSHSFTVSYLINSCSLSPESASSASKLVSFISPEKPDLVISFFKNHGFSIANISFIIWKYPRVLLSNPNGTLLPKLEFLYTRGASSSEVTKIISKAPKILMRSVDEHLVPAFDFLKGYLGSNERTIASIKRFPSIIADIHQKQLSGSVRMLLDAGVPEARVMFFLFYQPRMFTMALDRFREILEDVKKMGFDPSKSSFVQAVFAIRAMSKSTWVRKLGIYKRWGLSEEQILAAFRSHPWCMTLSEEKIMLAMDFFVNKLGWETAAIVRSPLLLSLSLKKRIIPRASVLLFLFQKGLTTKKTMLVKPYMYTETQFLEKFVRPHLKEAPQLSKLYRENVDRGIIDYEI; encoded by the exons ATGTCTAAGTTCCTCTGCAAAACCCTACTTCAGGTTCGGCATCTCACCACGATTTCGCCATATTCAAAGCTCCGCTGTGTTCAATCACTCCACTTCAACTACAGCACTGTCGCTTCCGATTCACATTCTTTTACGGTTTCGTATCTCATAAACTCATGCTCGTTGTCTCCTGAATCTGCTTCATCTGCTTCAAAGCTCGTTAGCTTCATTTCTCCTGAAAAAccagatttggtgatctcttTCTTCAAGAATCACGGCTTTTCTATTGCTAATATCTCGTTCATTATCTGGAAATACCCCCGGGTTCTGCTATCTAATCCGAATGGAACTCTTTTGCCTAAGCTTGAGTTTCTTTACACCAGAGGTGCTTCGAGTTCCGAAGTCACGAAGATTATTTCCAAGGCTCCGAAAATCTTGATGAGAAGCGTTGATGAACATCTGGTTCctgcttttgattttttgaaagGTTATCTTGGATCTAATGAGCGAACTATCGCATCAATCAAACGCTTTCCGAGTATCATTGCGGATATTCACCAAAAACAATTGAGCGGATCTGTTAGAAT GTTGCTCGACGCCGGCGTTCCTGAGGCGCgtgttatgttttttcttttttaccagCCGAGAATGTTCACTATGGCTCTAGACAGGTTTAGGGAGATTTtggaagatgtgaagaaaatggggTTTGATCCATCGAAATCTAGCTTTGTTCAAGCTGTTTTTGCTATACGAGCAATGAGCAAATCGACATGGGTACGGAAGCTTGGTATTTACAAGAGGTGGGGTTTATCTGAAGAACAGATACTTGCTGCATTTAGGAGCCATCCATGGTGTATGACATTATCAGAGGAAAAAATTATGTTGGCAATGGATTTCTTTGTCAACAAATTAGGTTGGGAAACTGCTGCGATTGTGAGAAGTCCTTTGCTGCTTTCACTTAGcttaaaaaagagaataattcCAAGAGCTTCAGTACTGCTGTTTCTGTTTCAGAAAGGTTTGACTACGAAAAAAACCATGTTGGTAAAACCATATATGTACACTGAAACTCAGTTCTTGGAGAAGTTTGTTCGTCCTCATCTGAAAGAGGCTCCTCAGCTATCGAAGCTGTATCGTGAAAATGTGGATCGTGGGATTAtcgattatgaaatttga
- the LOC111779111 gene encoding transcription termination factor MTERF6, chloroplastic/mitochondrial-like isoform X1, translating into MSKFLCKTLLQVRHLTTISPYSKLRCVQSLHFNYSTVASDSHSFTVSYLINSCSLSPESASSASKLVSFISPEKPDLVISFFKNHGFSIANISFIIWKYPRVLLSNPNGTLLPKLEFLYTRGASSSEVTKIISKAPKILMRSVDEHLVPAFDFLKGYLGSNERTIASIKRFPSIIADIHQKQLSGSVRMLLDAGVPEARVMFFLFYQPRMFTMALDRFREILEDVKKMGFDPSKSSFVQAVFAIRAMSKSTWVRKLGIYKRWGLSEEQILAAFRSHPWCMTLSEEKIMLAMDFFVNKLGWETAAIVRSPLLLSLSLKKRIIPRASVLLFLFQKGLTTKKTMLVKPYMYTETQFLEKFVRPHLKEAPQLSKLYRENVDRGIIDYEI; encoded by the coding sequence ATGTCTAAGTTCCTCTGCAAAACCCTACTTCAGGTTCGGCATCTCACCACGATTTCGCCATATTCAAAGCTCCGCTGTGTTCAATCACTCCACTTCAACTACAGCACTGTCGCTTCCGATTCACATTCTTTTACGGTTTCGTATCTCATAAACTCATGCTCGTTGTCTCCTGAATCTGCTTCATCTGCTTCAAAGCTCGTTAGCTTCATTTCTCCTGAAAAAccagatttggtgatctcttTCTTCAAGAATCACGGCTTTTCTATTGCTAATATCTCGTTCATTATCTGGAAATACCCCCGGGTTCTGCTATCTAATCCGAATGGAACTCTTTTGCCTAAGCTTGAGTTTCTTTACACCAGAGGTGCTTCGAGTTCCGAAGTCACGAAGATTATTTCCAAGGCTCCGAAAATCTTGATGAGAAGCGTTGATGAACATCTGGTTCctgcttttgattttttgaaagGTTATCTTGGATCTAATGAGCGAACTATCGCATCAATCAAACGCTTTCCGAGTATCATTGCGGATATTCACCAAAAACAATTGAGCGGATCTGTTAGAATGTTGCTCGACGCCGGCGTTCCTGAGGCGCgtgttatgttttttcttttttaccagCCGAGAATGTTCACTATGGCTCTAGACAGGTTTAGGGAGATTTtggaagatgtgaagaaaatggggTTTGATCCATCGAAATCTAGCTTTGTTCAAGCTGTTTTTGCTATACGAGCAATGAGCAAATCGACATGGGTACGGAAGCTTGGTATTTACAAGAGGTGGGGTTTATCTGAAGAACAGATACTTGCTGCATTTAGGAGCCATCCATGGTGTATGACATTATCAGAGGAAAAAATTATGTTGGCAATGGATTTCTTTGTCAACAAATTAGGTTGGGAAACTGCTGCGATTGTGAGAAGTCCTTTGCTGCTTTCACTTAGcttaaaaaagagaataattcCAAGAGCTTCAGTACTGCTGTTTCTGTTTCAGAAAGGTTTGACTACGAAAAAAACCATGTTGGTAAAACCATATATGTACACTGAAACTCAGTTCTTGGAGAAGTTTGTTCGTCCTCATCTGAAAGAGGCTCCTCAGCTATCGAAGCTGTATCGTGAAAATGTGGATCGTGGGATTAtcgattatgaaatttga